A genomic segment from Alistipes senegalensis JC50 encodes:
- a CDS encoding nucleotide pyrophosphohydrolase: MEIKELQERVDAWIKEYGVRYFSELTNMAVLTEEVGELARVMARRYGDQSFKKGEKENLADEMADVLWVLVCLANQTGVDLTAAVEANFAKKTARDKERHRNNPKL; encoded by the coding sequence ATGGAAATCAAAGAATTGCAAGAGCGTGTCGATGCCTGGATCAAGGAATACGGCGTGCGTTATTTCTCGGAGCTGACCAACATGGCCGTACTGACCGAGGAGGTGGGGGAGCTGGCCCGCGTGATGGCCCGCCGATACGGCGACCAGTCGTTCAAGAAGGGCGAGAAGGAAAACCTCGCCGACGAGATGGCCGACGTGCTGTGGGTGCTGGTATGCCTGGCCAACCAGACGGGCGTGGACCTCACGGCGGCCGTCGAGGCCAACTTCGCCAAGAAGACCGCCCGCGACAAGGAGCGGCACCGCAACAACCCGAAGCTGTAA
- a CDS encoding M16 family metallopeptidase, with protein sequence MEFFTYRLPNGIRGIHRQVKGSVAHCALVIGAGSRDEHPDQHGLAHFTEHAFFKGTEHRRAWQVNCRLENLGGELNAFTTKEDTTIHATTLRGDFAKAAELIADIAFRSTFPDRELEREKEVIADEINTYKDSPADMIYDTFEDLLFADSELGHNILGRKASLMRYDGDAIRAFTARTHTTDQMVFSSIGNFSAKAAEAVAARYFADRPATVRGFERIAPAAYAPFEKTVVKHTHQTHCIIGNRACGIGEEQRLPLALLTNILGGPSANSLLNVVLREKNGLSYNIEASYTPYGDTGIVAIYFSSDHSNAEQCVELIDGQLRKLRTAPLTARQLSMAKKQFIAQLAISSESNESYMLGAGKSLLVHDDVDTMEQVYAKVRDLTAAQLTEVAEAVFSNMSRLIYK encoded by the coding sequence ATGGAATTTTTCACATACAGACTGCCCAACGGCATCCGGGGCATCCACCGTCAGGTGAAGGGATCGGTGGCGCATTGCGCGCTGGTGATCGGCGCCGGAAGCCGCGACGAACATCCCGACCAACACGGGCTGGCGCACTTCACGGAGCACGCCTTTTTCAAGGGCACCGAGCACCGCCGCGCCTGGCAGGTCAACTGCCGGCTGGAGAATCTCGGCGGGGAACTGAACGCATTCACCACCAAGGAGGATACGACCATACACGCCACGACGCTGCGGGGCGATTTCGCCAAGGCCGCGGAGCTGATCGCCGACATCGCATTCCGCTCGACGTTCCCCGACCGGGAGCTGGAACGCGAAAAGGAGGTGATCGCGGACGAGATCAACACCTACAAGGATTCGCCCGCCGACATGATCTACGACACCTTCGAAGACCTGCTTTTCGCGGATTCGGAGCTGGGGCACAACATCCTGGGCCGCAAAGCGTCGCTGATGCGCTACGACGGAGACGCGATCCGCGCCTTCACGGCGCGCACGCACACCACCGACCAGATGGTCTTCTCGTCGATCGGCAACTTCTCGGCCAAAGCCGCCGAAGCGGTGGCGGCCCGCTATTTCGCCGACCGACCGGCGACGGTGCGCGGATTCGAACGGATCGCACCCGCGGCCTATGCGCCGTTCGAAAAGACGGTCGTGAAGCACACCCACCAGACCCACTGCATCATCGGCAACCGTGCCTGCGGCATCGGCGAGGAACAGCGGCTGCCGCTGGCGCTGCTCACGAACATCCTCGGGGGACCGAGCGCCAACTCGCTGCTGAACGTGGTTCTGCGCGAGAAGAACGGGCTTTCGTACAACATCGAGGCCAGCTACACGCCCTACGGCGACACGGGCATCGTGGCCATCTATTTCAGTTCGGACCACAGCAATGCGGAACAATGCGTCGAGCTGATCGATGGCCAGCTGCGAAAACTCCGCACCGCACCGCTCACGGCCCGGCAGCTGTCGATGGCCAAAAAGCAGTTCATCGCCCAACTGGCCATATCGAGCGAGAGCAACGAGAGCTACATGCTCGGCGCGGGCAAAAGTCTACTGGTCCACGACGACGTGGACACCATGGAACAGGTCTATGCCAAGGTTCGCGACCTGACGGCAGCACAACTGACCGAAGTCGCCGAAGCGGTATTTTCGAATATGTCACGATTAATCTACAAATAA
- a CDS encoding type 1 glutamine amidotransferase family protein, which yields MKTVLFVLLDEFADWEAAFLAPALRGGVMPGRPGSHAVRYATPGGVPVRSIGGMTVTPDCGTEALPDDCAGVILVGGMSWATPEAERIVPLVREALSRGVLVGAICNAASFLAAHGFLNAAEHTGNTLEMLREWGGANYTGAGLYRERQAVRDGKIVTANGSGYLEFARECLLALEADTPEQIAASYAFNKHGFYRE from the coding sequence ATGAAAACCGTATTGTTCGTTTTACTCGACGAATTCGCCGACTGGGAAGCGGCATTCCTCGCCCCGGCGCTTCGCGGCGGCGTCATGCCGGGACGCCCGGGAAGCCACGCCGTGCGGTATGCGACGCCCGGGGGAGTTCCCGTGCGCTCGATCGGCGGCATGACCGTTACTCCCGACTGCGGTACGGAGGCGCTGCCGGACGACTGCGCCGGGGTAATTCTCGTCGGCGGCATGAGCTGGGCGACGCCCGAAGCCGAACGGATCGTCCCGCTGGTGCGGGAGGCTCTGTCGCGCGGTGTGCTCGTCGGCGCCATCTGCAACGCCGCGTCGTTCCTCGCAGCGCACGGATTTCTGAACGCGGCGGAACATACCGGGAACACGCTCGAAATGCTCCGGGAGTGGGGCGGCGCGAATTACACGGGCGCCGGACTCTATCGGGAGCGGCAGGCCGTGCGCGACGGCAAGATCGTGACGGCCAACGGCTCGGGGTATCTGGAATTCGCCCGCGAATGCCTGCTCGCGCTCGAAGCCGACACGCCGGAGCAAATCGCCGCGTCGTACGCCTTCAACAAACACGGATTCTATCGGGAATAG
- a CDS encoding O-methyltransferase — MDALEKYVHEFSEPEEELLHELDRETNLRAVAPRMLSGHIQGRLLEMLVRMMRPRRVLEIGTFTGYSALSMAAGLDEGAELHTVEVDDEQEEFIRSYFARSPHGDKITLHIGSALEIAPKLGEFDMVFIDGDKREYPAYYRMLMGDDGGRRLVHGGSVLIADNILWSGKVVQPIAHNDRHTQALVEFNRMVVEDPRVENVIVPLRDGLNLIRIK, encoded by the coding sequence ATGGACGCTCTCGAAAAATACGTCCACGAATTTTCGGAGCCCGAAGAGGAGCTGCTGCACGAACTCGACCGCGAAACCAACCTGCGGGCCGTGGCGCCGCGGATGCTCTCGGGGCACATTCAGGGCCGGCTGCTGGAGATGCTGGTGCGGATGATGCGTCCGCGAAGAGTGCTCGAAATCGGGACTTTCACGGGCTATTCGGCGCTCTCGATGGCCGCGGGGCTCGACGAAGGGGCCGAACTGCACACCGTCGAGGTGGACGACGAACAGGAGGAGTTCATCCGCTCGTATTTCGCCCGCAGCCCCCACGGAGACAAAATCACGCTCCACATCGGCTCGGCACTCGAAATCGCCCCGAAGTTAGGCGAGTTCGACATGGTGTTCATCGACGGCGACAAGCGCGAATACCCCGCCTATTACCGGATGCTGATGGGCGACGACGGCGGACGGCGGCTGGTGCACGGCGGCTCGGTGCTCATCGCTGACAACATTCTCTGGTCGGGGAAGGTCGTGCAACCCATTGCGCACAACGACCGCCACACGCAGGCGCTCGTGGAGTTCAACCGCATGGTCGTCGAAGACCCGCGCGTGGAGAACGTCATCGTCCCGCTGCGCGACGGACTGAATCTGATAAGAATAAAATAA